One Polaribacter sp. SA4-12 genomic window carries:
- a CDS encoding tetratricopeptide repeat protein, with protein MKKITFLLAAMILLVSAKTNAQDDAKRECTIKYNLFKGDFQSKKYEEAYKNWIVLMDDCKDLSVNIYKYGSELAEDVKKDPALAKRVYEQRLQYFPKKNPAKVHSDYATYLSKNKLASDDEVFTILEKAYNVDPTKMGVKNLYSYFQGVTDRNKDTNPQKVFDTYDDVLEHVSTKLEGYAKKLVPLSDSTKVLDKREKRDKHAYTVNSRALGTVESGLDAIISEIATCERLVPLYQRDFEANKENAVWLRRAVSRMFSKGCQDEQMYETLAKAYAEAAPSPDSKSFYAGILEKNGDASGAAAMRQEAFDLETDPIKKAKYKLKFAYAAKARGQKSRARSLAREALRYNPNFGKAYLLIGSLYQSSVKGTDCGKGEFEKRMIYAAALRQAQKAAAVDPSISSVAARYIRNYKANLPSQKVIFTAGVNPGSSYTIKCWIGETVRVPTK; from the coding sequence ATGAAGAAAATTACGTTTTTATTAGCTGCAATGATATTATTAGTTTCAGCAAAAACAAATGCGCAAGATGATGCGAAAAGAGAATGTACTATAAAGTATAATCTGTTTAAAGGAGATTTCCAATCTAAAAAGTATGAAGAAGCTTATAAGAATTGGATTGTCTTAATGGATGACTGTAAAGATTTATCTGTTAATATTTATAAATACGGATCTGAATTAGCCGAAGATGTTAAAAAAGATCCTGCTTTAGCAAAAAGAGTTTACGAACAAAGATTGCAATATTTTCCTAAAAAGAACCCAGCAAAAGTTCACAGTGATTATGCAACTTATTTATCTAAAAATAAATTAGCTTCTGATGATGAGGTTTTTACAATTTTAGAAAAAGCATATAATGTAGATCCAACAAAAATGGGAGTAAAGAATTTATATTCTTACTTTCAAGGAGTAACTGATAGAAATAAAGATACAAATCCTCAAAAAGTATTTGATACTTATGATGATGTATTAGAGCATGTAAGTACAAAATTAGAAGGGTATGCTAAAAAATTAGTTCCTTTATCAGATTCTACAAAGGTTTTAGATAAAAGAGAAAAAAGAGATAAACATGCCTATACAGTAAACTCTAGAGCGTTAGGTACTGTAGAAAGTGGTTTAGATGCAATTATTTCTGAAATAGCTACTTGTGAACGTTTAGTTCCATTATATCAAAGAGATTTTGAAGCTAATAAAGAGAATGCTGTTTGGTTAAGAAGAGCTGTATCGAGAATGTTTAGTAAAGGATGTCAAGATGAGCAAATGTATGAAACGCTTGCAAAAGCATATGCTGAAGCTGCACCTTCTCCTGATTCAAAATCATTTTATGCAGGTATTTTAGAGAAAAATGGAGATGCAAGTGGAGCAGCTGCAATGAGACAAGAAGCGTTTGATTTAGAAACGGACCCTATAAAGAAAGCAAAATATAAATTAAAATTTGCTTATGCTGCTAAAGCTAGAGGTCAAAAATCTAGAGCTAGAAGTTTAGCTAGAGAGGCGTTAAGATATAATCCTAATTTTGGTAAAGCATATTTATTAATTGGAAGTTTGTATCAATCTAGTGTTAAAGGAACTGATTGTGGTAAAGGAGAATTTGAAAAAAGAATGATTTATGCAGCAGCTTTAAGACAAGCTCAAAAAGCAGCAGCTGTTGATCCAAGTATTTCTTCTGTTGCAGCAAGATATATTAGAAACTATAAAGCAAACTTGCCAAGTCAAAAAGTAATTTTTACTGCAGGTGTTAATCCTGGTAGTAGTTACACTATAAAATGTTGGATTGGGGAAACTGTTAGAGTACCCACAAAATAA
- the lptC gene encoding LPS export ABC transporter periplasmic protein LptC, with protein MKNLNKILLKSITVLTITVMLFSCSNNTQEVRDFLASKNLPIGVAKDAFHVYKDSGRITSKLITPLLNDFSNRKQHPYNEFPEGVKIINFEGKDSVTVSGNYALSYSNTQISELVGNVVVINHAENSKLETEQLFWDQNTQYFFSEKAFTLSTLKDTIYGVGFESKEDLSQHLAKKTIGRLETIEE; from the coding sequence TTGAAAAACTTAAATAAAATATTACTAAAGAGCATTACTGTACTAACAATTACAGTAATGCTTTTTTCTTGCTCTAATAATACGCAAGAAGTTAGAGATTTTTTAGCTTCAAAAAATTTACCAATTGGGGTTGCAAAAGACGCTTTTCATGTGTATAAAGATTCAGGTAGGATTACTTCAAAATTAATTACACCTTTATTAAATGATTTTAGTAATAGAAAACAACATCCTTACAATGAGTTTCCAGAAGGAGTGAAAATTATAAATTTTGAAGGAAAAGATTCAGTTACTGTTTCTGGTAATTATGCATTATCTTATTCAAATACTCAGATTTCTGAACTTGTAGGAAATGTTGTGGTTATAAATCACGCAGAAAATTCTAAATTAGAAACAGAACAACTATTTTGGGATCAGAATACACAATACTTCTTTTCAGAAAAAGCATTCACCTTAAGTACTTTAAAAGATACTATTTATGGAGTAGGGTTTGAGAGTAAAGAAGATTTAAGTCAGCATTTGGCTAAAAAAACAATAGGAAGATTAGAAACAATAGAAGAATAA
- a CDS encoding hemolysin family protein, producing the protein MEIEVIIIGISIILSAFFSGMEIAFVSANKLHIELEKKREGFIPKILNRITQKSSKFITTMLVGNNISLVIYSYYMGGFLVDILPLKSYNDFSILLIQTIISTVVILITAEFLPKTIFRIYANEVLKMFAVPAYLFYILFHFFSEFITFISDFFLRVFFKTNADEQQTEFSKEELGNYISEQLETGNDNDQVDSEIQIFQNALDFHDVKAREVMVPRTEIVAVELHEKVTNLKNIFIDTGLSKVLVYKSSLDDVIGYVNAFELFKKPKTIKSILLPVEIVPESMMINDVLNSLMKKRKSVAIVVDEYGGTSGMITVEDIVEELFGEIEDEHDNQEFLEKKISENEFNFSARLEVDYLNEEYSLNIPKSEAYETLGGFIIEHLESIPKENEVVDIGDFEIKILQMSSAKIEEVSLKIINEDA; encoded by the coding sequence ATGGAAATTGAAGTCATAATTATAGGTATCTCAATTATCCTTTCCGCATTTTTTTCGGGAATGGAGATTGCTTTTGTTTCAGCAAATAAACTACATATTGAATTAGAGAAAAAACGTGAAGGTTTTATTCCTAAAATTTTAAATAGAATTACTCAAAAATCATCAAAATTTATTACCACAATGTTGGTTGGTAATAATATTTCATTGGTAATTTATAGTTATTATATGGGAGGATTCTTAGTTGATATTCTTCCCCTAAAAAGTTATAATGATTTTTCTATACTTCTGATACAAACTATTATTTCTACTGTAGTAATATTAATTACAGCAGAATTTTTACCAAAAACTATTTTTAGAATTTATGCAAATGAGGTGTTAAAAATGTTTGCAGTTCCTGCTTATCTTTTTTATATTTTATTTCACTTCTTTTCTGAATTCATCACTTTTATATCAGATTTTTTTCTGCGTGTTTTCTTTAAAACAAATGCAGATGAACAACAGACCGAGTTTAGTAAGGAAGAATTAGGGAACTATATTTCTGAACAATTAGAAACAGGGAATGATAATGATCAAGTAGATTCTGAAATTCAGATTTTTCAAAATGCATTAGATTTTCATGATGTAAAAGCTAGGGAAGTTATGGTTCCTAGAACAGAAATTGTTGCAGTAGAACTACATGAAAAAGTAACGAATCTAAAAAATATATTTATTGACACAGGTTTATCTAAAGTTTTGGTGTATAAATCTTCTTTAGATGATGTAATTGGTTATGTAAACGCTTTTGAGTTATTTAAGAAACCCAAGACTATTAAATCTATTTTATTACCTGTAGAGATTGTGCCAGAATCTATGATGATAAATGATGTTTTAAATAGTTTAATGAAAAAAAGAAAAAGTGTTGCTATTGTTGTTGATGAATATGGAGGGACATCTGGTATGATAACTGTAGAAGATATCGTTGAAGAATTATTTGGAGAGATTGAAGATGAACATGACAATCAAGAGTTTTTAGAAAAGAAAATATCTGAAAATGAATTTAACTTTTCTGCAAGGTTAGAGGTTGATTATCTGAATGAAGAATATAGTTTAAATATTCCTAAATCTGAAGCCTATGAGACTTTAGGAGGGTTTATTATTGAGCATTTAGAAAGTATTCCTAAAGAAAATGAAGTGGTTGATATTGGGGATTTCGAAATTAAAATCTTACAAATGAGTAGTGCTAAAATTGAAGAAGTAAGTTTAAAAATAATAAATGAAGATGCTTAA
- a CDS encoding peptidylprolyl isomerase — protein sequence MAVLSKIRERSMFLIIIIGLALFAFVLDPSTLGDFFNSSKVNEVGEINGESISRQEFSAELEAYKQQAGSRVSEMQASKTVWDNILRKKIYQNQLTEAGITVGEADVWNELINAPSVKGSPQFQNEAGLFDEAKFKQFLADTKEQNTEMWSAWSNYMNQIRDNAERNTYNNLVAAGLGASLKEGEFQYFADNSKLNTQFVYVPYTSIADSLVTVSKGEVEAYVNKNANNFKVDESRDISYVKFNIAPTTDDENTIRGEVSEFITDFKTASNDKEFLSENDSDTNLDDNFKFESTVNQVIASDIFKGSKGDVFGPYKEQGYFKISKITAVTKMPDSAKASHILIPFVGSQRTAADVTRTEDEAKKLADSILNVVIRNKSKFANLAKDFSADKGSAEKGGFYDWFNYTRMTPAFRDFVFEGKNGDIGVVKTPFGFHVIKIDGQKNIQTALKLATFGRQIVASETTENEVFQKAEQFALATSKDKKFFALAKENKYVTKPAIGLKVLDENVPGLGNQRQIVSWAFGKDTKPGDFKRFDLEGSHVVAFVTSKTEKGLMSAAKATSTVKPILLNQKKAKLIADKFNGSTLQDIATENKTSVRNGNGVTLKSPTLSGAGSEPKVVGAMFNAELNKIYKNIEGNRGVYAFSVTSKELPTALPNYESARKAISKTRKNKTFVMYEAIKKALDVQDYRANLYVGN from the coding sequence ATGGCAGTTTTATCAAAAATTAGAGAACGTTCAATGTTCTTAATAATTATAATTGGATTAGCACTTTTTGCTTTTGTATTAGATCCATCTACTTTAGGTGATTTTTTCAATTCAAGTAAAGTTAATGAAGTAGGAGAAATAAATGGAGAATCTATTTCAAGACAAGAGTTTTCTGCAGAATTAGAGGCTTACAAGCAACAAGCTGGTAGTAGAGTTTCTGAGATGCAAGCAAGTAAAACTGTTTGGGATAATATACTTAGAAAAAAAATCTACCAAAATCAATTAACAGAAGCAGGAATCACTGTAGGTGAAGCTGATGTTTGGAATGAGTTGATTAATGCTCCTTCAGTTAAAGGGAGTCCTCAGTTTCAAAATGAAGCAGGTTTATTTGATGAAGCAAAATTTAAACAATTTTTAGCTGATACAAAAGAGCAGAACACAGAAATGTGGTCAGCTTGGTCTAATTATATGAATCAAATTAGAGACAATGCTGAAAGAAATACTTATAATAACTTAGTTGCTGCAGGTCTTGGTGCTTCTTTAAAAGAAGGAGAGTTTCAATATTTCGCAGATAATAGTAAGTTAAATACTCAGTTTGTATATGTACCTTATACTTCTATAGCAGATAGTTTAGTTACTGTTTCTAAAGGAGAAGTAGAGGCTTATGTTAATAAAAATGCAAATAATTTTAAAGTTGACGAATCTAGAGATATCTCTTATGTTAAGTTTAATATTGCTCCAACTACTGATGATGAAAATACTATTAGAGGTGAAGTTTCTGAGTTTATTACAGATTTTAAAACAGCTTCTAATGATAAAGAATTTTTAAGTGAAAATGATTCTGATACGAATCTTGATGATAACTTTAAATTTGAAAGCACAGTTAATCAAGTAATCGCTTCAGATATTTTTAAAGGATCTAAAGGAGATGTTTTTGGACCATATAAAGAACAAGGTTATTTTAAAATTTCTAAAATCACTGCCGTTACTAAAATGCCAGATTCTGCAAAAGCAAGCCATATTTTAATTCCTTTTGTTGGTTCTCAAAGAACTGCTGCAGATGTAACAAGAACAGAAGATGAGGCTAAGAAATTAGCTGATAGTATTTTGAATGTTGTAATAAGAAACAAAAGTAAGTTTGCTAATTTAGCAAAAGACTTTTCTGCGGATAAAGGCTCTGCTGAAAAAGGTGGTTTTTATGACTGGTTTAACTATACAAGAATGACTCCTGCTTTTAGAGATTTTGTTTTTGAAGGTAAAAATGGAGATATTGGAGTTGTTAAAACACCATTTGGTTTTCATGTAATTAAAATTGATGGTCAAAAGAACATTCAAACGGCTTTAAAATTAGCAACATTTGGAAGACAAATAGTGGCTTCTGAAACAACAGAAAACGAAGTTTTTCAAAAAGCAGAGCAATTTGCTTTAGCAACTTCTAAAGATAAAAAGTTCTTTGCATTAGCAAAAGAAAATAAATATGTAACTAAACCAGCTATTGGTTTAAAAGTTTTAGATGAAAATGTACCTGGTTTAGGAAATCAAAGACAAATTGTTTCTTGGGCTTTTGGTAAAGACACAAAACCTGGAGACTTTAAACGTTTTGATTTAGAAGGAAGCCATGTTGTAGCTTTTGTAACTTCTAAAACAGAAAAAGGATTAATGTCTGCTGCTAAAGCAACAAGTACTGTAAAACCTATTTTATTGAATCAAAAGAAAGCAAAACTAATTGCTGATAAATTTAATGGAAGTACTTTACAAGATATCGCTACAGAAAATAAAACCTCTGTTAGAAACGGAAATGGAGTTACTTTAAAAAGTCCTACATTATCTGGAGCAGGATCTGAGCCTAAAGTAGTAGGAGCAATGTTTAATGCAGAATTAAATAAAATATATAAAAATATTGAAGGTAATAGAGGTGTGTATGCTTTTAGTGTAACAAGTAAAGAGTTACCAACTGCATTACCAAATTATGAGTCTGCTAGAAAAGCAATTTCTAAGACTAGAAAAAATAAAACATTTGTAATGTATGAAGCTATTAAGAAAGCTTTAGATGTTCAAGATTACAGAGCAAATTTATACGTAGGAAACTAG
- the rho gene encoding transcription termination factor Rho, translating to MFEISELKAKTLADLQVIAKSIGLKKTSQLKKLDLVYQILDTQAANPVVTSTSTTPELKPKTEKPKRKRVSKTPVTTNVTSEATIVKTIVEPITEKPAETIAEEPKQEKLPQQKPNPRKKPNPRKVVAKEAEAKTDEKTEVGKDTVAPMPRIEKQEQKPANKPNKPQHKNQQNNQNNSQPNTKNRPKENNQNREKSNSNRNNGNKSTNRYRDPDFEFDGIIESEGVLEMMPDGYGFLRSSDYNYLSSPDDIYVSQSQIKLFGLKTGDTVRGNVRPPKEGEKYFPLIRVSKINGLNPNLVRDRVAFEHLTPLFPQEKFNLAEKGSSLSTRIIDLFSPLGKGQRGMIVAQPKTGKTMLLKDVANAIAANHPEVYQIVLLIDERPEEVTDMKRNVRGEVVASTFDEPADKHVKVANIVLEKAKRLVECGHDVVILLDSITRLARAYNTVAPASGKILSGGIDANALHKPKRFFGAARNIENGGSLTIIATALTETGSKMDEVIFEEFKGTGNMELQLDRNISNRRIYPAIDLIKSSTRRDDLLLDAKTVQRMWVLRKYLADMNPIEAMEFINDRIKFSKNNDEFLISMNG from the coding sequence ATGTTCGAAATCTCAGAACTAAAAGCAAAAACACTTGCTGATTTACAGGTAATTGCAAAATCTATTGGTCTTAAAAAGACGAGTCAACTTAAAAAATTAGATTTAGTGTATCAAATTTTAGATACACAGGCTGCAAACCCTGTAGTAACTTCAACTTCTACTACACCTGAATTGAAACCAAAGACAGAAAAGCCTAAAAGAAAAAGAGTTTCTAAAACTCCTGTAACAACCAATGTAACAAGTGAAGCTACAATTGTAAAAACAATCGTAGAACCAATTACAGAAAAACCTGCAGAAACAATTGCAGAAGAGCCAAAGCAAGAAAAATTACCACAACAAAAACCAAACCCAAGAAAAAAACCAAATCCAAGGAAAGTTGTAGCTAAAGAAGCTGAAGCAAAGACAGACGAAAAGACTGAAGTAGGTAAAGATACTGTAGCACCTATGCCTAGGATTGAAAAGCAAGAACAAAAACCTGCAAACAAACCTAATAAACCGCAACATAAAAATCAGCAGAACAATCAAAATAATTCTCAGCCAAATACCAAGAATAGACCAAAAGAGAATAACCAAAATAGAGAAAAAAGTAACTCTAATAGAAATAATGGTAACAAATCTACCAACAGATATAGAGATCCTGACTTCGAATTTGATGGTATTATTGAAAGTGAAGGTGTTTTAGAAATGATGCCTGATGGTTATGGTTTCTTACGTTCTTCTGATTATAATTATTTATCGTCTCCAGATGATATTTATGTATCTCAATCACAAATTAAATTATTTGGTTTAAAAACTGGTGATACAGTTAGAGGAAATGTTCGTCCACCAAAAGAAGGTGAAAAATATTTTCCTTTAATTAGAGTTTCAAAAATAAACGGATTAAACCCTAACTTAGTTAGAGATCGTGTTGCTTTTGAACATTTAACACCATTATTTCCTCAAGAAAAATTTAATTTAGCAGAAAAAGGAAGTTCTTTATCAACAAGGATTATCGATTTATTTTCTCCTTTAGGAAAAGGGCAACGTGGTATGATTGTAGCACAACCCAAAACTGGTAAAACCATGTTATTAAAGGATGTTGCAAATGCAATTGCAGCAAACCATCCCGAAGTATATCAAATTGTTTTACTAATTGATGAACGTCCGGAAGAGGTTACAGACATGAAACGAAATGTTCGTGGAGAAGTTGTAGCATCTACTTTTGATGAACCTGCAGACAAACATGTAAAAGTGGCAAACATTGTTTTAGAAAAAGCAAAACGTTTGGTAGAATGTGGGCATGATGTTGTTATTCTTTTAGACTCAATTACACGTTTGGCTAGAGCATACAATACAGTTGCACCAGCATCAGGAAAAATACTTTCTGGTGGTATCGATGCAAATGCATTACACAAACCAAAACGGTTCTTTGGAGCTGCAAGAAATATTGAAAACGGTGGTTCTTTAACCATTATTGCAACTGCACTTACAGAAACTGGTTCTAAAATGGACGAAGTAATCTTCGAAGAATTTAAAGGAACAGGTAATATGGAACTTCAATTAGATAGAAATATTTCTAATAGAAGAATTTATCCAGCTATCGATTTAATTAAATCTTCTACAAGACGTGATGATTTATTATTAGACGCTAAAACGGTTCAAAGAATGTGGGTATTACGTAAATATCTTGCAGATATGAATCCTATTGAAGCAATGGAATTTATCAATGATAGAATTAAGTTCTCTAAAAACAATGACGAGTTCTTAATCTCTATGAATGGTTAG
- a CDS encoding DUF4293 domain-containing protein, with protein MIQRIQSIYLLIATAVSGGLIFVFNLWNNLKEDIFALDLFTRESFLLKVIPMLFLLSAIVSFLDIFLFKNRKLQFVVGRLVILINLFLLGLLIYVSLTLPGEVSISEKGIGMFLPILVVLLIVLANKAIKKDEDLVKSVDRLR; from the coding sequence ATGATTCAGAGAATACAGAGTATTTATTTATTAATAGCAACTGCAGTTTCTGGAGGTTTAATATTTGTGTTCAATTTATGGAACAATCTTAAAGAAGATATTTTTGCATTGGATTTATTTACGAGAGAATCTTTTCTTTTAAAAGTAATTCCTATGTTATTTTTGCTTTCTGCTATTGTATCATTTTTAGATATTTTTTTATTTAAAAATAGAAAGTTACAATTTGTAGTTGGGCGCCTAGTAATTTTGATCAATCTCTTTTTATTAGGATTATTGATTTATGTATCTCTAACGCTACCTGGAGAAGTTTCGATTTCGGAGAAAGGTATTGGGATGTTCTTACCGATTTTAGTTGTTTTGCTTATTGTTTTGGCAAATAAGGCTATTAAAAAGGATGAAGATCTTGTGAAATCTGTAGATAGATTGCGATAA
- a CDS encoding response regulator → MKEKIYVHVADDHKILIEGIIAVINTDKEIEIKGYSLTGQEVIDWFSKKGNSADVLILDITMPVLDGFDVLKHFKKKKIDQKVIILSSYDDLKIVQEVLNLGCKGYISKNSAGEHIVNAIKTVAKGEQYFSTDIQSMLLKSISGQMVPQGEMPDKFLLDSLTERELDVLKLITKEYSTIEMADLMNLSTNTVETYRKSLLKKLNVKNAVGLAMYAVKNKIV, encoded by the coding sequence ATGAAAGAAAAGATATACGTTCACGTAGCTGATGATCATAAAATATTGATTGAAGGTATCATAGCTGTAATAAATACTGATAAAGAAATTGAGATTAAAGGATATTCTTTAACAGGACAAGAAGTAATTGATTGGTTTAGTAAAAAAGGAAATTCTGCTGATGTTTTAATATTAGATATTACAATGCCAGTTTTAGATGGTTTTGATGTTTTAAAACACTTTAAGAAAAAGAAAATAGACCAAAAAGTTATAATATTATCTAGTTATGATGATCTTAAAATTGTTCAAGAAGTTTTAAATCTCGGTTGTAAAGGTTACATCTCTAAAAACAGTGCAGGAGAGCATATAGTAAATGCAATTAAAACTGTTGCAAAAGGGGAGCAATATTTTAGTACAGATATTCAAAGTATGTTACTAAAATCAATATCAGGTCAAATGGTTCCGCAAGGAGAAATGCCAGACAAGTTCTTGTTAGATAGTTTAACAGAAAGAGAGCTTGATGTACTGAAATTAATTACTAAAGAATACAGCACTATAGAAATGGCTGATTTAATGAATCTTAGTACTAATACAGTAGAAACATATAGAAAGAGTTTGTTAAAAAAATTAAATGTAAAAAATGCAGTAGGATTAGCAATGTATGCAGTGAAAAACAAAATAGTATAG
- a CDS encoding tetratricopeptide repeat-containing sensor histidine kinase, translating to MIFFHLSTSCLFSFTKEEVVSNTTSSFVFQNYTLSENYKKAKIFYENKDYANSLRLALKISESDNPKNEVELILLNHLIANIYYATRNNKNALVYHKKTLNYLKEFNLSVDKNEINSDNITYFDKDYITSETLLNYGNAFYRLNIRDNIKRYKDSALYYYNEVDKINTLKNNVLEVKSKAYNNISSIYMNDSLYEKAKYYAIKSIGIHKKINNKVNEAAALGTLSSIYLSENNFAEAKKTYINALDLIRNIKTDKAVLVREKLYFNLAYNLYKLKDYKAYDYQELSYIIKDSLRDNEFRGMIAEITEKYNFDNKKELFQKQEENKRLKDQRIFWMIGIGAFIIILSLLFWVNFYKLKQKNLRLKLSQSKLIQNQNLEKVRSESQVRILNATIDGKETERKQIAETLHDSVSALLSSANLHLQATRSQLKGDAPIEIDKTQKIITEASQKIRDLSHTLVSSVLLKFGLKFAINDMADKYSNSQIEIDTKIGETRRYHQDFEIKVYNITQEFVNNILKHSKAEKAVIRLDEVNGKLSLKITDDGVGFDKTKITNKDGLGLNQIDARIQMMQGTFNIDSTKKQGTVIKVVLPILEKDGINLA from the coding sequence TTGATTTTTTTCCACCTATCAACAAGTTGTTTATTTAGTTTTACAAAAGAAGAAGTTGTGTCTAACACAACTTCTTCTTTTGTTTTTCAAAATTACACATTATCAGAAAATTACAAGAAAGCAAAAATATTTTATGAAAATAAAGATTATGCTAATTCTTTGAGATTGGCATTAAAAATTAGTGAATCAGACAATCCTAAAAATGAGGTTGAATTAATTTTATTAAATCATTTAATTGCTAATATATATTATGCAACTCGAAATAATAAGAATGCTTTAGTTTATCATAAAAAAACTTTAAATTATCTAAAAGAATTTAATCTATCTGTAGATAAAAATGAAATTAACAGTGATAATATAACTTATTTTGATAAAGATTACATAACGTCAGAGACGTTGTTAAATTATGGTAATGCTTTTTATCGATTAAATATTAGAGACAATATTAAAAGATATAAAGATAGCGCTTTATATTATTATAATGAAGTTGATAAAATTAACACTCTTAAAAATAATGTTTTAGAGGTAAAGTCAAAAGCTTATAATAATATTTCAAGTATTTATATGAATGATAGTTTATATGAAAAAGCAAAATACTATGCTATAAAGTCGATTGGTATTCATAAAAAAATAAATAACAAAGTTAATGAAGCAGCAGCATTAGGTACCTTATCAAGTATTTATTTATCGGAAAATAATTTTGCAGAAGCTAAAAAAACTTATATAAATGCATTAGATTTAATAAGAAATATTAAAACAGATAAAGCAGTATTAGTAAGAGAGAAATTATATTTTAATTTAGCATACAATTTATATAAACTAAAAGATTACAAGGCCTACGATTATCAAGAATTATCTTATATTATTAAAGATAGTTTGAGAGATAATGAATTTAGAGGTATGATTGCTGAAATTACAGAGAAGTATAATTTTGATAATAAAAAAGAGCTTTTTCAAAAACAAGAAGAAAACAAACGATTAAAAGACCAAAGAATTTTTTGGATGATTGGTATTGGTGCTTTTATAATTATTCTTTCATTATTATTTTGGGTTAATTTTTATAAGTTAAAACAGAAAAATTTAAGGCTTAAATTATCGCAATCAAAATTGATTCAGAATCAGAATTTAGAAAAAGTAAGGTCAGAATCTCAGGTTAGAATTTTGAATGCTACTATAGATGGTAAAGAAACTGAAAGAAAACAAATTGCTGAAACGCTACACGATAGTGTAAGTGCACTTTTATCTTCTGCAAACCTTCATTTGCAAGCTACAAGAAGTCAATTAAAAGGAGATGCTCCTATTGAAATTGATAAAACACAAAAAATAATAACCGAAGCTTCACAAAAAATAAGAGACCTGTCACATACTTTGGTTTCATCAGTTTTATTAAAATTTGGATTAAAATTTGCAATAAATGATATGGCAGATAAATACTCAAATTCTCAAATTGAAATTGATACAAAAATAGGTGAGACTAGAAGGTATCATCAAGATTTTGAAATAAAAGTTTATAATATTACTCAAGAATTTGTCAATAATATTCTAAAACATAGTAAAGCCGAAAAAGCGGTAATCAGATTAGACGAAGTAAATGGGAAATTGTCGTTAAAGATTACAGATGATGGTGTTGGCTTTGATAAAACAAAAATAACAAATAAAGACGGTCTTGGTTTAAATCAGATTGATGCAAGAATTCAAATGATGCAAGGGACTTTTAATATAGATTCAACTAAAAAGCAAGGTACAGTTATTAAAGTTGTGCTTCCAATTTTAGAAAAAGATGGAATTAACCTCGCTTAG
- a CDS encoding metallophosphoesterase family protein: MKKILLLSDTHSFIDDQILKFVKQADEVWHVGDIGNLEVTDTIKKLKPLRAVFGNIDGADARSEFPLDAKFEVEKVSVWMTHIGGYPNKYYQRIRDEIKLNPPKIFISGHSHILKVQYDKKLNLLHLNPGAAGNHGFHKIRTMLRFELDNTEIKNMEIIELAKRG; encoded by the coding sequence ATGAAGAAAATCTTATTATTATCTGATACTCATAGTTTTATTGATGATCAAATTTTAAAGTTTGTTAAACAAGCTGATGAAGTTTGGCACGTAGGTGATATTGGTAATTTAGAAGTTACTGACACTATTAAAAAACTAAAACCTTTACGTGCTGTTTTTGGTAATATTGATGGAGCAGATGCAAGATCTGAATTCCCTTTAGATGCAAAGTTTGAAGTAGAAAAAGTCTCAGTTTGGATGACACACATTGGTGGTTATCCAAATAAATATTATCAAAGAATTCGTGACGAAATAAAATTAAACCCTCCTAAAATATTCATTTCTGGGCATTCTCATATTTTAAAAGTACAATATGATAAGAAACTGAATTTATTGCACTTAAACCCTGGAGCTGCAGGAAACCATGGGTTTCATAAAATAAGAACGATGTTGCGTTTTGAATTAGATAATACTGAAATAAAAAATATGGAAATTATAGAACTTGCTAAGCGAGGTTAA